A single region of the Myxococcales bacterium genome encodes:
- a CDS encoding c-type cytochrome, with protein sequence MHAQQKMIDRWLSQSKHVSVPQGVSPSFWHATVPADNPGTPAQVKLGRALYFDVRLSKDGSVACASCHDTSRGFADQRNTSEGIGDQIGQRNAPTVMNAMFFQTQFLDGRALSLEDQAKLPIINPIEMGMPDGAAATAAIESDAKYQAAFKEAYGRPPNYDDIGRALAAFERTLVFLDAPLDRFLAGQSDAISEDAQAGWALFNGKARCISCHQMSSSSPIGTDNRFHNIGVSARHQDFEKLAKQALGALSKDSSQEAIDRLALETNLSELGRFVVSRNRSDIGAFKTSQIRNVGTTGPYMHDGSMATLWDVVDHYNKGGEPNPFLDGGIEPLNLSEQEIDQLVAFMFTLTDSRLAEQNKTELAHQTKIASERRPFRDNKLADRKVLPFEVVLKGRK encoded by the coding sequence ATGCACGCTCAGCAGAAAATGATCGATCGCTGGCTGAGTCAGTCCAAGCACGTATCAGTCCCCCAAGGCGTAAGCCCTTCGTTTTGGCACGCGACAGTGCCCGCAGACAATCCGGGGACCCCGGCGCAGGTCAAACTCGGTCGCGCGCTTTATTTCGATGTAAGGCTATCGAAAGATGGCTCGGTGGCATGTGCCAGTTGCCACGACACCAGCCGCGGTTTTGCGGACCAGCGCAATACCTCAGAAGGTATAGGGGACCAAATCGGTCAGCGCAACGCACCCACTGTGATGAACGCCATGTTTTTTCAAACGCAGTTTTTGGATGGTCGAGCCTTGTCCCTCGAGGATCAAGCCAAATTGCCCATCATCAATCCGATCGAGATGGGCATGCCCGATGGCGCGGCCGCCACGGCAGCGATTGAAAGCGATGCGAAATATCAGGCCGCTTTTAAGGAGGCGTATGGTCGTCCACCAAACTATGACGACATAGGACGGGCCTTGGCCGCGTTTGAGCGGACTTTGGTATTCCTCGATGCGCCCCTCGATCGGTTCTTGGCAGGCCAGAGCGACGCGATCAGCGAGGACGCCCAGGCGGGTTGGGCGTTGTTCAACGGCAAGGCGCGTTGCATCAGTTGCCATCAGATGAGCAGCTCAAGCCCCATCGGGACTGACAATCGCTTCCATAACATAGGGGTCTCGGCGCGCCATCAAGACTTTGAGAAACTCGCGAAACAAGCGCTTGGCGCACTCTCCAAGGACAGCTCTCAAGAAGCCATTGACCGCTTGGCGCTTGAAACCAATCTCTCGGAGCTCGGGCGATTTGTGGTCAGCCGTAACCGTTCGGATATCGGGGCCTTCAAGACCTCCCAAATCCGGAACGTTGGAACAACCGGCCCATACATGCACGATGGTTCCATGGCCACCTTGTGGGATGTCGTCGATCATTACAACAAGGGTGGAGAGCCGAATCCGTTTCTGGACGGCGGTATCGAGCCTCTCAATCTATCCGAGCAGGAGATCGATCAACTCGTGGCGTTCATGTTCACCTTGACGGATTCCCGATTGGCCGAGCAGAACAAAACTGAATTGGCTCACCAAACCAAAATCGCCTCTGAGCGTCGCCCATTTCGCGATAACAAGTTGGCAGATCGCAAAGTGTTGCCCTTCGAGGTGGTGCTGAAAGGAAGAAAATAG
- a CDS encoding metallophosphoesterase codes for MSRTRIKGVKSIETRHIEERQALFGALKSLDRRSFMKVSAAAMGAVMAKGILPPHSFQPVTVKAQGPSAHPSAFTFAYISDSHLYDRKLNDRFVNQLLRAVDDINAMDPQPDFVFYGGDLSQLAQPTELELGSQILKNVKAPLRMMVGEHDWYLDMGEKWRELFGEPTYSFEHKGFHCVVLNSIIEKDFWTARKLTPMERMLTVAGLDNGVQNSFSVGEEQRSWLKQDLDKVPKTTPLIVFSHSPLYKLYKPWNFWTDDAEEVQKLLKPFRSVVVIHGHTHQILTHRMGNIQFHGMLSTAWPWPYAPEGMPPLTVQMGRPDPFNPHDGLGDGSLNVHPDGMVDKVYNLWNRNPVTITRTYMKTNGAKEKPTSPTLASY; via the coding sequence ATGTCGCGCACAAGAATCAAAGGCGTGAAAAGCATCGAAACGCGCCACATTGAGGAGCGCCAAGCATTGTTTGGGGCCTTGAAATCTTTGGACCGGCGATCCTTCATGAAAGTTTCTGCAGCCGCGATGGGGGCTGTCATGGCCAAAGGCATTTTGCCGCCTCATTCATTTCAGCCCGTCACGGTAAAAGCGCAGGGTCCTTCGGCCCATCCATCGGCGTTTACCTTTGCGTATATCTCCGATTCGCATCTTTATGATCGGAAGCTGAACGATCGCTTTGTGAACCAGTTGCTGCGGGCGGTGGACGACATCAATGCGATGGATCCGCAACCCGATTTTGTGTTCTACGGGGGCGATTTATCTCAGCTGGCGCAGCCGACCGAGTTGGAGCTTGGGTCCCAAATTTTGAAGAACGTCAAAGCCCCGCTACGCATGATGGTCGGTGAGCACGACTGGTATCTCGACATGGGAGAAAAATGGCGAGAGTTGTTTGGGGAGCCAACATATTCCTTTGAGCATAAGGGTTTTCATTGCGTCGTTCTAAACAGCATCATCGAGAAAGATTTCTGGACCGCCCGAAAACTAACGCCCATGGAGCGCATGTTGACCGTTGCGGGGCTTGACAACGGGGTTCAGAATTCGTTTAGCGTCGGGGAGGAGCAAAGGTCGTGGCTCAAACAAGATCTCGACAAGGTGCCCAAGACCACGCCACTCATCGTATTTTCACATTCCCCTCTTTATAAACTTTACAAGCCTTGGAACTTCTGGACGGACGATGCCGAGGAAGTCCAAAAACTGCTTAAACCGTTTCGGTCGGTTGTGGTGATTCACGGGCACACACACCAGATTTTGACCCATCGCATGGGCAATATTCAGTTTCACGGGATGCTTTCCACGGCTTGGCCTTGGCCGTATGCGCCTGAGGGGATGCCGCCGCTGACCGTTCAAATGGGTAGGCCAGATCCTTTTAATCCGCACGATGGTCTTGGGGACGGGTCGTTGAACGTTCATCCCGACGGGATGGTCGACAAGGTCTACAATCTATGGAATCGCAATCCGGTTACCATCACCCGGACGTATATGAAGACAAACGGCGCCAAGGAAAAACCGACAAGTCCGACGCTCGCCAGCTACTGA